From the genome of Latilactobacillus curvatus JCM 1096 = DSM 20019:
ACCAACGGCCACATTGATGTTCAAACGGCCTCTAAGAATAGTTTATCCGCACAGGATCTGTCGTTTAAACTCCGAATTGCCGGGATTAGCGATATTCGCACGGTCAGTCGCGCAATCTTGGAACAAAACGGACAATTAACCATTACGCAAAAAGGCGACGCCACGATTAAATATCCGCTGATTATGGACGGCCAGATTAATTCAGAAGCACTTGAATTAATCGATCAAACTGAAGAATGGCTCCTCGCCGATATTGAACAGCAAGGCTACAGTCTTCAACAAATCTACATGGCTAACTACTTGAACCATGAAATTGTGATTACGCCCTATTAAAAAAGATGACCCGCAAAGGTCATCTTTTTTAATGTCGTACTCTTTGGAGAAGCGTTGCAACCAACCAGACAATCGCCCCGCCAATTAAAACAATCGTGCTTGTCTTCAAACCATAATCCAGAACAGCCAACCCATAGTCGGTAATTGTTTGATTAAAATCGCCCGCTTTTTGAGCAATTTGTTCAACAATGCCACTATATTTAAACGCAGCCGCCCCTAGTGCCAAGAATAAGCCACTCCAAGCAAAACTTGCACCAACACTCCCTAATACATACCGGAATTGACCACTTAGTCCCCATTGAACTAGTACAAGAACAATTCCCATAATAATTGCAACCCAGGTTAAGAT
Proteins encoded in this window:
- a CDS encoding DUF421 domain-containing protein, with the protein product MPSYFDITIKLIFGFFCLVLQINLSGKGNLAPSSGIDQLQNYVLGGIVGGMIYNADISLLQFLLVLLIWTLIVFTMKFLTTHNRWIKRWVIGNPQTIITNGHIDVQTASKNSLSAQDLSFKLRIAGISDIRTVSRAILEQNGQLTITQKGDATIKYPLIMDGQINSEALELIDQTEEWLLADIEQQGYSLQQIYMANYLNHEIVITPY